One window of the Natronomonas marina genome contains the following:
- a CDS encoding adenosylcobalamin-dependent ribonucleoside-diphosphate reductase yields MWGLRPHLKRMHDPSRAMVSLDSVAETVLHRRYLRQDEDGTVIETPDEMFHRVAADLATAEATFGGDVDATEERFYEAISNLDFLPSSPVLMNAGTELQQLAACFVLPVEDSIESIFTAVKQTALIHQSGGGTGFSFSHLRPEGDVVKKTGGVASGPVSFMKIFDAATEQIKQGGRRRGANMGVLEVTHPDVEEFIAIKSDDGDVLRNFNLSVATTAEFWEAYASGDAYEVVNPRTDAVVRRADPDTILDHVAEAAWETGDPGMLFLDTINEHNPTPQLGRIEATNPCGEVPELPYEACILGSINLGRHTDGEEVDWEKLRETIHLGVRFLDDAIEMSTFPVSDIEEMVTKTRRLGLGVMGLQDMLVDLQIPYFSEDAVDFADELMAFIHEHSWAASRQLADEREPFPAWEDSIREEPMRNATTTSIAPTGSISLIAGCSAGIEPIYNVAYTKQVMGGLEMVNDRFVDIATERGFYSGELMEDLHGRTTIQDVEAIPDDVKLLFQTAHDVPADHHLRVQAAFQKHVDNAVSKTVNLPQSASVEDVKEVFLSARDLDIKGITVFRSGATSEQVLGESPLKEECVGECDYVAPRQE; encoded by the coding sequence GTGTGGGGGCTGAGACCACATCTTAAGAGAATGCATGACCCGTCTAGAGCTATGGTATCACTCGACAGTGTTGCCGAGACCGTCCTCCACAGGCGGTATCTGCGACAAGACGAGGACGGAACGGTGATCGAAACGCCGGACGAGATGTTTCATCGGGTCGCAGCAGACCTCGCGACTGCCGAGGCGACGTTCGGGGGCGACGTCGACGCGACCGAAGAGCGATTTTACGAGGCGATCAGCAATCTCGACTTTCTCCCCTCGTCGCCGGTCCTCATGAACGCTGGAACCGAACTCCAGCAACTCGCCGCCTGCTTCGTTCTGCCGGTCGAGGACTCGATCGAATCGATTTTCACGGCCGTCAAGCAGACGGCACTCATCCACCAGAGCGGCGGTGGTACCGGCTTTTCGTTTTCCCATCTGCGCCCCGAGGGCGACGTCGTGAAGAAAACCGGCGGCGTCGCGTCGGGACCGGTGAGCTTTATGAAAATCTTCGATGCCGCGACCGAGCAGATCAAGCAGGGCGGTCGCCGTCGCGGCGCCAACATGGGTGTGCTCGAGGTCACTCATCCCGACGTCGAGGAGTTCATCGCCATCAAGTCGGACGACGGCGACGTGCTGCGGAACTTCAACCTCTCCGTGGCGACGACCGCCGAGTTCTGGGAGGCGTACGCGTCGGGGGACGCCTACGAGGTCGTGAACCCGCGAACGGACGCGGTCGTTCGGCGGGCCGACCCCGATACGATCCTCGATCACGTTGCCGAGGCAGCGTGGGAGACCGGTGATCCGGGAATGTTGTTCCTCGATACGATCAACGAACACAATCCGACGCCCCAGCTCGGACGGATCGAGGCGACGAATCCCTGCGGCGAGGTGCCCGAACTCCCGTACGAGGCGTGCATCCTGGGATCGATCAACCTCGGCCGGCATACCGATGGCGAGGAGGTCGACTGGGAGAAACTCCGCGAGACCATCCACCTCGGCGTGCGTTTTCTCGACGACGCGATCGAGATGTCGACGTTCCCCGTCTCCGACATCGAGGAGATGGTGACCAAAACGCGCAGACTGGGCCTCGGCGTGATGGGCTTGCAGGACATGCTCGTCGATCTCCAAATCCCGTATTTCTCCGAGGACGCCGTCGACTTTGCGGACGAGTTGATGGCGTTCATTCACGAGCACTCGTGGGCGGCGTCCCGGCAACTGGCGGACGAACGCGAGCCGTTCCCGGCGTGGGAGGACTCGATCCGCGAGGAGCCGATGCGGAACGCAACCACCACGTCGATCGCTCCCACGGGGTCGATCTCACTCATCGCGGGCTGTTCGGCCGGCATCGAACCCATCTACAACGTGGCCTACACGAAGCAGGTGATGGGCGGGCTGGAGATGGTCAACGACCGTTTCGTCGACATCGCGACGGAACGGGGCTTCTACTCCGGCGAGCTCATGGAGGACCTCCACGGTCGAACGACGATCCAGGACGTCGAGGCGATTCCGGACGACGTGAAACTGCTGTTCCAGACGGCCCACGATGTCCCCGCAGACCACCACCTTCGGGTTCAAGCAGCGTTTCAAAAACACGTCGACAACGCCGTGAGCAAGACGGTGAACCTCCCCCAATCTGCGTCCGTCGAGGACGTCAAAGAGGTTTTTCTGTCCGCGCGCGACCTCGATATCAAGGGCATCACCGTCTTCCGGAGTGGCGCAACATCCGAACAGGTGCTCGGTGAAAGCCCACTCAAAGAGGAGTGCGTGGGTGAATGCGATTACGTCGCACCTCGCCAGGAGTAG
- a CDS encoding APC family permease: MPELRRELGLLEAVVYGVGLILGAGIYAILGEATGVTGGSIVISFLLAALIASLTGLSYAELASLFPKAEGDYIYVREAFDREIISDVTALGRLFMGVISSAAVALAFSGYLSAFVDVPPIPIAVLLVVVMTGVNYWGIELSTKINILFTGIEVAGLLIIIWIASGSWGNAEVLHAPNGAFGVIQAGFLIFFAYLGFGSIVNLSEETEDATVTIPRAILLSIGITTLLYVLVGLSAVALVDWRVLGRSASPLAAVARVGWGPLGSTVLGAIALFSTTNTVLILQISTSRLFYGVSKSEYHVFPEVFSRVHSTRQTPHYAVVVVGLLTVPSFSSATSESWPDWPTSCCWSSSYW; encoded by the coding sequence ATGCCGGAGTTACGTCGCGAACTCGGACTCCTCGAAGCCGTCGTCTACGGCGTTGGCCTGATTCTCGGCGCCGGAATTTACGCGATTCTCGGCGAGGCGACGGGCGTGACCGGTGGCTCGATAGTGATTTCGTTTCTGCTGGCCGCCCTGATCGCGTCACTGACGGGGTTGAGCTATGCCGAACTCGCGTCGCTGTTCCCCAAAGCGGAAGGCGATTACATCTACGTTCGAGAGGCGTTCGACCGGGAGATCATCTCGGACGTGACGGCACTCGGACGGCTGTTCATGGGCGTCATTTCGTCCGCAGCAGTGGCGTTGGCCTTCTCGGGCTATCTCTCTGCCTTCGTCGACGTGCCGCCAATCCCGATCGCCGTTCTCCTCGTCGTCGTCATGACCGGCGTCAACTACTGGGGGATCGAATTGTCTACCAAAATAAACATCCTCTTTACCGGCATCGAGGTCGCCGGATTACTGATAATCATCTGGATCGCGAGTGGCTCCTGGGGCAACGCCGAGGTCCTCCACGCGCCGAACGGCGCGTTCGGCGTCATCCAGGCTGGGTTTCTGATCTTCTTCGCCTATCTCGGCTTCGGATCGATCGTCAACCTCTCCGAAGAGACCGAAGACGCGACCGTGACGATTCCGCGTGCGATTCTCCTCTCTATCGGCATCACGACGCTCCTGTACGTGCTGGTTGGATTGTCGGCGGTTGCGCTGGTCGACTGGCGCGTTCTGGGTCGTTCGGCGTCGCCGCTGGCAGCGGTTGCCCGGGTCGGGTGGGGACCACTCGGGTCGACGGTGCTCGGTGCGATCGCTCTTTTCTCGACCACCAACACTGTACTCATTCTCCAGATTTCGACCTCGCGCCTGTTCTACGGCGTGTCGAAATCGGAGTACCATGTGTTCCCCGAGGTCTTCTCTCGCGTTCACTCGACTCGGCAAACGCCCCACTATGCAGTAGTGGTAGTCGGACTCCTCACGGTTCCTTCGTTTTCCTCGGCGACATCGGAATCGTGGCCGGATTGGCCAACCTCATGCTGTTGGTCGTCTTCGTACTGGTGA
- a CDS encoding YgaP family membrane protein, which produces MEKNVGGYDRIARLVIGAVALVAGVLGYAGMVRVAVGPVPQALMALILALIGVILLVTSYTRTCPINSVLGVNTYKTRGR; this is translated from the coding sequence ATGGAGAAAAACGTCGGCGGCTACGACCGGATCGCGCGGCTCGTGATCGGCGCGGTGGCCCTCGTCGCAGGGGTCCTCGGCTATGCGGGGATGGTGCGCGTCGCCGTGGGTCCGGTCCCACAGGCGCTGATGGCGCTGATACTCGCGCTCATCGGAGTGATTCTGCTCGTGACCAGCTACACCAGAACGTGTCCGATCAACAGCGTGCTGGGAGTGAACACGTACAAAACTCGCGGTCGCTGA
- a CDS encoding permease, translating into MTISVLGSQYGESPGVGILGLFSGVVAGLIAAVVVGVTADRFEGWAASALVAYGTFGAAFLGIAGVQYVNVPGADDLFAFRIHLLTSLLLAVVVAGVDHRGRA; encoded by the coding sequence TTGACGATCTCGGTCCTCGGTAGCCAGTACGGCGAGAGCCCCGGCGTCGGCATCCTGGGTCTGTTCAGTGGCGTCGTTGCAGGCCTGATAGCCGCAGTCGTCGTCGGAGTCACGGCCGACCGCTTCGAGGGGTGGGCCGCGTCGGCGCTCGTCGCCTACGGAACGTTCGGCGCCGCGTTCCTCGGCATTGCAGGAGTACAGTACGTCAACGTTCCGGGCGCCGACGATCTGTTTGCCTTCCGAATCCACCTGTTGACGAGTTTGCTACTCGCAGTCGTCGTCGCGGGAGTCGACCATCGCGGGCGGGCGTAG
- a CDS encoding class I SAM-dependent methyltransferase — MPKTDPFERYTERYEGWFDTHEAAYQSEVEALQRLIPQPGFGVEIGVGSARFAAPLGMQVGVDPAGNMLVRAHERGIDVVEGVAESLPFGDGAFDTALIVTTICFVDDIPQTLAEARRVLAPDGSLVIGYIDKDSPVGQIYQEKKSENPFYREAVFVSTDELVDALEVAGFSEFEFVQTIYHWPGELDEREPVEEGYGEGSFVGIKATP; from the coding sequence ATGCCCAAGACGGATCCATTCGAACGATACACCGAGCGATACGAAGGCTGGTTCGACACACACGAAGCCGCCTATCAGTCCGAAGTCGAGGCGCTCCAGCGACTGATTCCGCAGCCGGGATTCGGGGTCGAGATCGGCGTCGGAAGCGCCCGGTTTGCGGCCCCGCTCGGGATGCAGGTGGGAGTCGATCCTGCTGGCAACATGCTGGTACGAGCCCACGAGCGGGGAATCGACGTCGTCGAAGGCGTCGCCGAATCGCTGCCGTTCGGAGACGGGGCGTTCGACACTGCGCTGATCGTCACGACGATCTGTTTCGTCGACGACATCCCCCAGACGTTGGCTGAAGCCCGGCGGGTGCTGGCCCCGGACGGATCGCTCGTCATCGGCTACATCGACAAGGACAGTCCCGTCGGTCAGATCTATCAGGAGAAGAAGTCGGAGAACCCGTTCTACCGTGAGGCGGTGTTCGTCTCGACCGACGAACTCGTCGACGCGCTCGAAGTTGCGGGATTCTCGGAGTTCGAGTTCGTCCAGACCATCTACCACTGGCCTGGCGAACTCGACGAGCGTGAACCGGTCGAAGAAGGGTATGGAGAGGGGTCCTTCGTCGGGATCAAGGCAACCCCGTAG
- a CDS encoding valine--tRNA ligase, protein MSEVPDSYDPEAAEQRWRDHWQESDVYSYDDDPERPDYVIDTPPPYPTGNLHIGNALGWCYMDFAARYHRLRGDDVLFPQGWDCHGLPTEVKVEENRGIHRTDVSREQFREWCIEHTNEQIAAMKETMLTLGFSQDWDHEFRTMSPEYWGETQRSFVEMADDGYVYQDEHPVNWCPRCETAIADAEVENEDSEGTLYYVTFDGVDNDGIEIATTRPELLPACVGMAVDPDDERYADRVGDTFEVPLFGQEVELIADDDVDAEFGTGAVMICTFGDKQDVDWWSEHDLELRSAFTEDGHLDDLAGEFEGLTIDEAKDEIATALERSGHLDREEPTEQSVGQCWRCDTPIEILSREQWFVEVDEAEILETAREVEWYPEHMYDRLEDWTEGMEWDWVISRQRVFATPIPAWECADCGHVEIASEAEVPVDPTTEAPAVGDCPDCGGDEWDGETDVMDTWMDSSISPLYVAGWPEETFEPVQLREQGHDIIRTWAFYTILRTAAVTGTYPWEDALINGMVFGEDGNKMSKSRGNFVQPEEVVAEYGADAFRQAMALGGQPGTDIQFQWKEVTSASRFQTKLWNITKFAAGHVDESTPEITDPAYRDADHWILSRCAEVAESVAEDMDEYRFDSALREIRDFVWHDLADDYLELVKGRLYEGRPGERKAAEHALYTALSASLRMLAPFAPFITEEIWSHLPTEGSVHGAAWPEPRASDPEAAERGAVVATVAASVRGWKSDEGKPLNADLDRIEVYLDEERPLDTYDLAEAVNGPVYMEEGAPSIEMVPVGVDVDHSELGPAFREQAGDVVAALETADPAELQAELETKGHVELDLDGETVAVEAEMFDVLEEQRAESGEEVVVLEAGETTVLVFE, encoded by the coding sequence ATGAGCGAGGTTCCAGACAGCTACGACCCCGAGGCGGCAGAGCAGCGGTGGCGCGACCACTGGCAGGAGTCCGACGTCTACAGTTACGACGACGATCCCGAGCGGCCCGACTACGTCATCGACACGCCGCCGCCGTACCCGACCGGCAACCTCCACATCGGCAACGCGCTGGGCTGGTGTTACATGGACTTCGCGGCCCGGTACCATCGGCTCCGGGGCGACGACGTCCTGTTCCCGCAGGGGTGGGACTGTCACGGCCTGCCGACGGAGGTCAAGGTCGAGGAGAACCGCGGCATCCACCGGACGGACGTCTCCCGCGAGCAGTTCCGCGAGTGGTGCATCGAGCACACCAACGAGCAGATAGCCGCGATGAAGGAGACGATGCTGACGCTGGGGTTCTCCCAGGACTGGGACCACGAGTTCCGGACCATGTCCCCGGAGTACTGGGGCGAGACGCAGCGTTCCTTCGTCGAGATGGCCGACGACGGCTACGTCTACCAGGACGAACACCCGGTCAACTGGTGTCCCCGGTGTGAGACGGCCATCGCCGACGCCGAGGTCGAAAACGAGGACAGCGAGGGGACGCTCTACTACGTCACCTTCGACGGCGTCGACAACGACGGTATCGAGATAGCGACGACCCGCCCGGAGTTGCTGCCGGCCTGCGTCGGGATGGCCGTCGACCCCGACGACGAGCGCTACGCCGACCGCGTCGGCGACACCTTCGAGGTCCCGCTGTTCGGCCAGGAGGTCGAACTCATCGCCGACGACGACGTCGACGCCGAGTTCGGCACCGGTGCCGTCATGATCTGTACGTTCGGGGACAAGCAGGACGTCGACTGGTGGAGCGAGCACGACCTCGAGTTGCGGTCGGCGTTCACCGAGGACGGCCACCTCGACGACCTCGCCGGCGAGTTCGAGGGGCTGACCATCGACGAGGCGAAAGACGAGATAGCGACCGCACTCGAGAGGTCGGGCCACCTCGACAGGGAGGAACCGACCGAGCAGTCGGTCGGGCAGTGCTGGCGCTGCGATACGCCCATCGAGATCCTCTCGCGGGAGCAGTGGTTCGTCGAGGTCGACGAGGCGGAGATACTCGAGACTGCCCGGGAGGTCGAGTGGTACCCCGAGCACATGTACGACCGCCTGGAGGACTGGACGGAGGGCATGGAGTGGGACTGGGTCATCTCACGGCAGCGCGTCTTTGCGACGCCGATTCCGGCCTGGGAGTGTGCCGACTGCGGCCACGTCGAGATAGCGAGCGAGGCGGAGGTGCCCGTCGACCCGACGACGGAGGCGCCGGCCGTCGGCGACTGTCCCGACTGTGGCGGCGACGAGTGGGACGGCGAGACCGACGTGATGGACACCTGGATGGACTCCTCTATCTCGCCGCTGTACGTCGCTGGCTGGCCCGAGGAGACGTTCGAGCCGGTCCAGTTGCGCGAGCAGGGCCACGACATCATCCGGACGTGGGCCTTCTACACCATCCTCCGAACGGCGGCGGTCACCGGCACCTACCCCTGGGAGGACGCGCTCATCAACGGGATGGTGTTCGGCGAGGACGGCAACAAGATGTCCAAATCCCGCGGGAACTTCGTCCAGCCCGAGGAAGTCGTCGCCGAGTACGGCGCCGACGCCTTCCGCCAGGCGATGGCGCTGGGCGGCCAGCCCGGAACCGACATCCAGTTCCAGTGGAAGGAGGTCACCTCGGCGAGTCGGTTCCAGACGAAACTGTGGAACATCACGAAGTTCGCGGCCGGGCACGTCGACGAGTCGACTCCCGAAATCACGGACCCCGCCTACCGCGACGCCGACCACTGGATACTCTCGCGGTGTGCCGAGGTGGCCGAATCGGTCGCCGAGGACATGGACGAGTACCGGTTCGACAGCGCGCTTCGGGAGATTCGGGACTTCGTCTGGCACGACCTGGCCGACGACTACCTCGAACTCGTGAAGGGGCGGCTCTACGAGGGTCGACCTGGCGAGCGGAAGGCCGCCGAGCACGCCCTCTACACGGCGCTTTCGGCGTCACTGCGGATGCTCGCCCCGTTCGCGCCGTTCATCACCGAGGAGATCTGGAGCCACCTGCCGACCGAGGGCAGCGTCCACGGTGCCGCGTGGCCGGAGCCGCGGGCGTCCGACCCCGAGGCGGCCGAGCGCGGCGCCGTCGTCGCAACCGTCGCCGCCAGCGTCCGGGGCTGGAAGTCCGACGAGGGCAAGCCGCTGAACGCCGACCTCGACCGAATCGAGGTCTACCTCGACGAGGAGCGGCCGCTGGACACCTACGACCTCGCCGAGGCCGTCAACGGGCCGGTCTACATGGAGGAGGGCGCCCCGAGTATCGAGATGGTACCCGTCGGCGTCGACGTCGATCACAGCGAACTCGGGCCGGCGTTCCGCGAGCAGGCCGGCGACGTCGTCGCCGCACTGGAGACGGCCGACCCCGCGGAACTCCAGGCCGAACTGGAAACGAAGGGCCACGTCGAACTCGACCTCGACGGCGAGACGGTGGCCGTCGAAGCCGAGATGTTCGACGTCCTCGAAGAACAGCGGGCCGAGAGCGGCGAGGAGGTCGTCGTCCTCGAAGCCGGAGAGACGACGGTGCTGGTGTTCGAGTAG
- a CDS encoding alpha/beta hydrolase family protein, whose product MRRQYTRRILLRLAATAGIVPAVAGGGAAATAPGADLLGLDGDEEWLQRELRNYAKTREAPAEQASDSGFMRRWQERSRQNGQRYAERVAEEPGWRSHANLCATWSEQCTGDPDLYRDVDERGFYGTVGERRRVAFYDRQGARLSGHLWTPTDAPAADGRGNATSGLPGVVITNGSVQAPEPLYWWAAQSLVAAGYVVLTYDPRGQGRSDSVTPDGQRGGNADGEVFVTNQVDAVDFFRSTPDSPYAPNAEYDRGDGAPVEPYNPVADRLDRSRVGIAGHSAGAIGASIVQGLDPWPTGGDNPVGAVVAWDNLGESDDIAARRPEREAEDIATLLETVPGGEVEPRVPAMGQSGDYFLTPRPHVESPDPDARSTGFAAWRDDGVPAYQLVVRGGTHYEWSRTPTFPATSWGFGNALADHYTVAWFDRWLKEPDEPGYGDADDRLLADDEWGDHLSFHYRSKRAFDGRNGRKYACEDVRDGCDTAVPGEQRRE is encoded by the coding sequence ATGCGACGCCAGTACACCCGACGGATCCTGCTGCGGCTCGCCGCGACGGCCGGAATCGTACCTGCCGTCGCCGGCGGTGGGGCAGCGGCTACCGCTCCGGGAGCCGACCTCCTCGGGCTCGACGGCGACGAGGAGTGGCTCCAGCGGGAGCTCCGCAACTACGCGAAGACTAGGGAGGCACCGGCCGAGCAGGCCTCTGACTCGGGATTCATGCGGCGGTGGCAGGAGCGGAGCCGGCAGAACGGCCAGCGGTACGCCGAGCGGGTCGCCGAGGAACCGGGCTGGCGGAGCCACGCCAACCTCTGTGCGACCTGGAGCGAGCAGTGCACGGGCGACCCCGACCTCTACCGGGACGTCGACGAGCGGGGCTTCTACGGAACCGTCGGCGAGCGCCGCCGGGTGGCCTTCTACGACCGGCAGGGCGCACGCCTCTCGGGGCACCTGTGGACGCCGACCGACGCGCCGGCCGCCGACGGACGGGGGAACGCGACGAGTGGGCTGCCTGGCGTCGTCATCACGAACGGATCGGTCCAGGCGCCCGAACCGCTCTACTGGTGGGCCGCCCAGTCGCTGGTGGCCGCCGGCTACGTCGTGTTGACCTACGACCCGCGCGGACAGGGCCGCTCGGACAGCGTCACGCCGGACGGACAGCGCGGCGGCAACGCCGACGGCGAGGTGTTCGTCACCAACCAGGTCGACGCCGTCGACTTCTTCCGGTCGACGCCCGACTCCCCGTACGCGCCGAACGCGGAGTACGACCGCGGCGACGGCGCGCCGGTCGAGCCGTACAACCCGGTTGCGGACCGTCTGGACCGCTCTCGGGTCGGCATCGCCGGCCACTCCGCGGGCGCCATCGGCGCCAGCATCGTCCAGGGGCTGGACCCGTGGCCGACCGGCGGCGACAACCCCGTCGGCGCCGTCGTCGCGTGGGACAACCTCGGCGAAAGCGACGACATCGCGGCCAGGCGACCCGAGCGGGAGGCCGAGGACATCGCGACGCTGCTGGAGACGGTGCCGGGCGGCGAGGTCGAACCCCGTGTGCCCGCGATGGGCCAGTCGGGCGACTACTTCCTGACGCCGCGGCCCCACGTCGAGTCGCCCGACCCCGACGCCAGGTCGACCGGCTTCGCGGCGTGGCGCGACGACGGCGTCCCCGCCTACCAGCTCGTCGTCCGGGGCGGCACCCACTACGAGTGGTCGCGGACGCCGACCTTTCCCGCGACCTCCTGGGGGTTCGGCAACGCCCTGGCGGACCACTACACGGTCGCGTGGTTCGACCGCTGGCTCAAGGAACCGGACGAACCGGGATACGGCGACGCCGACGACCGGCTTCTGGCCGACGACGAGTGGGGCGACCACCTGAGCTTCCACTATCGCTCGAAACGAGCCTTCGACGGTCGGAACGGCCGCAAGTACGCCTGCGAGGACGTCCGAGACGGGTGTGACACCGCGGTTCCGGGCGAGCAACGGCGCGAGTAA
- a CDS encoding decarboxylating 6-phosphogluconate dehydrogenase, whose product MQLGVIGLGRMGRIVVDRTLAAGHDVVAFDLDESAVEAAADAGATPADSVADLVDRLPDEKRIWLMVPAGDPVDATLADLDPHLDGDDVVVDAGNSHFERSVERAEATDAAYLDCGTSGGPAGAELGFSLMVGGPAWAYEAMTPVFDAVATGPDGHDRMGPSGSGHYVKMVHNGVEYALMQAYGEGFELLHEGRYDLDMETVARTWNNGAVVRSWLLELCEEAFREEGSDLGTVADHVAGGSTGTWTVQEALEQEVSVPLIYEALGERFDSRVEDPGKFSRRLANRLRYGFGRHEVRRTE is encoded by the coding sequence ATGCAACTGGGCGTCATCGGCCTCGGGCGGATGGGGCGAATCGTCGTCGACAGGACACTCGCGGCCGGCCACGACGTCGTCGCCTTCGACCTCGACGAGTCGGCCGTCGAGGCGGCCGCCGACGCCGGCGCGACGCCCGCCGACTCCGTCGCCGACCTCGTCGACCGCCTCCCCGACGAGAAGCGAATCTGGCTCATGGTACCGGCCGGCGACCCCGTCGACGCCACCCTCGCGGACCTCGATCCCCACCTCGACGGCGACGACGTCGTCGTCGACGCCGGCAACTCCCACTTCGAGCGCTCCGTCGAGCGCGCCGAGGCCACGGACGCCGCCTACCTCGACTGCGGCACCTCCGGCGGTCCCGCCGGCGCCGAACTCGGCTTCTCGCTGATGGTCGGCGGTCCCGCGTGGGCCTACGAGGCGATGACACCCGTCTTCGACGCCGTCGCGACCGGTCCCGACGGCCACGACCGCATGGGACCGTCCGGGTCCGGCCACTACGTCAAGATGGTCCACAACGGTGTCGAGTACGCCCTGATGCAGGCCTACGGCGAGGGGTTCGAACTCCTCCACGAGGGCCGCTACGACCTCGACATGGAGACCGTCGCCCGCACCTGGAACAACGGCGCCGTCGTCCGGTCGTGGCTGCTGGAACTCTGCGAGGAGGCGTTCCGCGAGGAGGGGTCGGACCTCGGGACGGTCGCCGACCACGTCGCCGGTGGTTCGACCGGCACCTGGACCGTCCAGGAGGCGCTCGAACAGGAGGTGTCGGTGCCGCTCATCTACGAGGCGCTCGGCGAACGGTTCGACTCCCGCGTCGAGGACCCCGGGAAGTTCTCGCGGCGGCTGGCGAACCGGCTGCGGTACGGCTTCGGACGGCACGAGGTCCGGCGGACGGAGTAG
- a CDS encoding DUF7351 domain-containing protein: MGGDEGSPTSLDEAFGLVANDTRFDIIRTLWDADDEALSFSTLRDRTGVRDSGQFNYHLDQLVPRFVRNVPDGYELTYAGRQVIGAAVSGSYTEAETTVVDPIPAGTCVDPNCDGTIAARYENGYMTVECRVCATVITDELAAPPVLAAHHDVEDLPMVFSRYLLTWVQSVSRGFCRVCGGPVESSPARYHDDAPPLDEEDSDDEYVEVISECSACGWTAQSILAMVLLDHPAVISFLHGADIDLQETPLWELDWLTEARGVITGEDPIRVEVTLAIQDDRLHLVLDGDLTVIDHARE; the protein is encoded by the coding sequence ATGGGCGGCGATGAAGGCTCGCCGACGAGCCTGGACGAGGCGTTCGGGCTCGTTGCCAACGACACCCGGTTCGACATCATCCGGACGCTCTGGGATGCCGACGACGAGGCGCTCTCGTTCTCGACGCTTCGGGACCGAACGGGCGTCCGCGACTCGGGGCAGTTCAACTACCACCTCGACCAGCTGGTCCCCCGGTTCGTCCGGAACGTCCCGGACGGCTACGAACTCACGTACGCCGGACGACAGGTCATCGGGGCGGCCGTCTCGGGGAGTTACACCGAAGCGGAGACCACCGTCGTCGACCCGATACCCGCCGGGACGTGCGTCGATCCGAACTGTGACGGAACGATTGCAGCCCGGTACGAGAACGGGTACATGACCGTCGAGTGTCGGGTCTGTGCGACGGTCATCACCGACGAACTCGCGGCGCCTCCAGTGCTCGCTGCCCACCACGACGTCGAGGACCTCCCGATGGTGTTCAGTCGGTACCTGCTGACCTGGGTCCAGAGCGTCTCGCGGGGGTTCTGTCGGGTCTGCGGCGGGCCCGTCGAGTCATCACCGGCGCGCTATCACGACGACGCTCCGCCCCTCGACGAAGAGGACTCGGACGACGAGTACGTCGAAGTGATCAGCGAGTGTAGCGCGTGTGGCTGGACCGCGCAGTCGATCCTGGCTATGGTGCTTCTCGACCACCCGGCCGTCATTTCGTTCCTGCACGGCGCCGACATCGACCTCCAGGAAACCCCTCTCTGGGAACTGGACTGGCTCACGGAGGCGAGGGGGGTTATCACCGGCGAGGACCCGATTCGGGTCGAGGTCACGCTCGCTATCCAGGACGACCGACTCCACCTCGTGCTGGACGGTGACCTGACGGTAATAGACCACGCTCGAGAGTAG
- a CDS encoding DUF6663 family protein: MTTQATPTEGEFRVLPGRDDGEWLFLDVDSTDPTYVPRELAPDLAVGNRVRATVSWDGGDPVVDALSVESATTFEFVETDEPVFEAAQQCFERARADGEPMRSRVTYDTDSEPNGVVYTFAEQPGSRSLLAEFRDGGKPLEPLVHRAAQPEEVGPPFSVFVIDPTEPFLVVYIVLEPGGLLDETVRDTYLSA; the protein is encoded by the coding sequence ATGACCACCCAGGCGACGCCGACCGAGGGCGAGTTCCGCGTCCTGCCCGGGCGCGACGACGGCGAGTGGCTCTTCCTCGACGTCGACTCGACGGACCCGACCTACGTGCCGCGGGAGCTGGCGCCGGATCTCGCCGTCGGCAACCGGGTCCGGGCGACCGTCTCGTGGGACGGCGGCGACCCGGTCGTCGACGCGCTGTCCGTCGAGTCGGCGACCACCTTCGAGTTCGTCGAGACCGACGAGCCGGTCTTCGAGGCCGCCCAGCAGTGCTTCGAGCGGGCGCGGGCCGACGGCGAGCCGATGCGCTCCCGGGTGACCTACGACACCGACAGCGAACCCAACGGCGTCGTCTACACCTTCGCCGAGCAGCCCGGCAGTCGGAGTCTCCTGGCCGAGTTTCGGGACGGCGGCAAGCCCCTTGAGCCGCTCGTGCACCGCGCCGCCCAGCCGGAGGAAGTCGGCCCGCCCTTCTCGGTGTTCGTCATCGACCCCACGGAGCCGTTCCTCGTCGTCTACATCGTGCTGGAGCCGGGCGGGTTGCTGGACGAGACGGTCCGGGACACGTACCTGTCAGCGTAG